A window of Acipenser ruthenus chromosome 32, fAciRut3.2 maternal haplotype, whole genome shotgun sequence genomic DNA:
atgaagctgagggagttcattctatatagagggggtggaattcaatatgttaacaagggaacattattcagcagctttcattggactctatgaagctgagggagttcattctatatagagggggtggaattcaatatgttaacaagggaacattattcagcagctttcattggactctatgaagctgagggagttcattctatatagagggggtggaattcaatatgttaacaagggaacattattcagcagctttcattggactctatgaagctgagggagttcattctatatagagggggtggaattcaatatgttaacaagggaacattattcagcagctttcactggactctatgaagctgagggagttcattctatatagagggggtggaattcaatatgttaacaagggaacattattcagcagctttcactggactctatgaagctgagggagttcattctatatagagggtgtggaattcaatatgttaacaagggaacattattcagcagctttcattggactctatgaagctgagggagttcattctatatagagggggtgcaattcaatatgttaacaagggtcTAAGAGTCGTTTCcatatgtctctctctctctctctctcagggataCAGCTGGGCAGGAGAGATTTAAAACCATCACGACAGCGTATTACCGGGGGGCCATGGTGAGTACCCCCAAAATCGGCTCGTATTTTTACACAGCGCTGTGTCCAGAGaatcggttattattattattattattattattattatgaattagtcattcagcagacacttttatccaaagcgacttacagagactagggggggtgaactctgcatcatcaacaactgctgctgctgcagagtcacttccaataggagctcgtttgttttacatctcatccgtaggatggagcacaaggaggtgaagcgactttctcagggtcacgcacacacacacacacacacgcacgcacgcacacacacacacacacacacacacacacacacagagggagttGGAGGCTCAGCCGGGATTTGagcctcctggtatcgagcccctttctctaaccgctggagCAGCGATCTCATTCCATTGTGATGCTTGTGATTTTTCAGGGGATTATCCTGGTCTATGACATCACAGACGAGAAGTCCTTCGAGAACATTCAGAACTGGATGAAGAGCATCAAAGAGGTACAGAGTTACAATGTCATTACTGAGGAagagagacaagcacacacacacacacacacacacacacacagccacagagacacacacacacacacacacacacactacatgtCATGTATTGACAGAAATGTTCAATAGTCATGTACATTTGGACATTTTTAATTCCTGTTTTGTCTcatcccccccgcccccccccccccccccccccccccccctgtttttcCCAGAATGCCTCTGTGGGGGTGAACAAGATGCTCCTGGGTAACAAGTGTGACATCGAGAATAAGAGGAAGGTCCTGCGAGAGACGGGGGAGAAGGTGAGTCCTGTCAGCTCTCTCACCACAGCACAGCGCCCTCTCAACACACCTCTCTCTCATCACAGCACAGCGCCCTCTCAACACACCTCTCTCTCACCACAGCACAGCGCCCTCTCAACACACCTCTCTCTCATCACAGCACAGCGCCCTCTCAACACACCTCTCTCTCATCACAGCACAGCGCCCTCTcaacacacctctctctctcatcacagcacagcgccctctcaacacacctctctctcatcacagcacagcgccctctcaacacacctctctctctcatcacagcACAGCGCCCTCTCAACACACCTCTCTCTCATCACAGCACAGCGCCCTCTCAACACACCTCTCTCTCATCACAGCACAGCGCCCTCTCAACACACCTCTCTCTCATCACAGCACAGCGCCCTCTCAACACACCTCTCTCTCATCACAGCACAGCGCCCTCTCAACACACCTCTCTCTCATCACAGCACAGCGCCCTCTCAACACACCTCTCTCTCATCACAGCACAGCGCCCTCTCAACACACCTCTCTCTCATCACAGCACAGCGCCCTCTCAACACACCTCTCTCTCATCACAGCACAGCGCTCTCAACACACCTCTCTCTCATCACAGCACAGCGCCCTCTCAACACACCTCTCTCTCATCACAGCACAGCGCCCTCTCAACACACCTCTCTCTCATCACAGCACAGCGCCCTCTCAACACACCTCTCTCTCATCACAGCACAGCGCCCTCTCAACACATCTCTCTCTCACCACAGCACAGCGCCCTCTCAACACACCTCTCTCTCATCACAGCACAGCGCCCTCTCAACACACCTCTCTCTCATCACAGCACAGCGCCCTCTCAACACACCTCTCTCTCATCACAGCACAGCGCCCTCTCATCACATCTCTCTCTCATCACATCTCTCTCATCACATCTCTCTCTCATCACATCTCTCTCTCATCACATCTCTCTCAtcacacctctctctctcatcacatctctctctctctctcatcacatctctctctctctctctcatcacacctctctctctcgtcacatctctctctctctctcatcacatctctctctctctctctcgtcacacctctctctctcatcacacctctctctcatcacacctctctctctctctctctctctctctcgtcacacctctctctctcgtcacatctctctctcatcacacctctctctctctctctctctctctcgtcacacctctctctctcgtcacacctctctctctcgtcacacctctctctctcctatcacacctctctctctctctctctctctctctctctctctcatcacatctctctctctctctctctctctctctctctcatcacattCCGCTCTAATCCCGTGTTTATTTTTCTCTGTTTTTCCCGATCCCAGCTGGCGAAGGATCACGGGATCCGGTTCTTCGAAACGAGCGCCAAGTCGAGCATCAACGTGGAGGAGGTGGGGTCGGGGTGCTTTTGAATGTTGCCTTCCGTTTTCCTTTCAGCATTAATCTGCATGATGAGCCGGATAACCCGCTGGAATTGACTCTTATGTTTTCCTCTCCCTGATTTCAGTCTTTCGTAGAACTGGCTCGAGACATCCTTCTGAAGTCGGACAAGAAATCAGTAAGTTCCCTCGCAAAGGCCCCCTGATTACCGCCCTCCGCGAGCCTCACAATCTGAGAGAACAcggggatgggaatcagactcccgctgcacagcactgtgatccagtcctggtttcactgtgagtttaataatcagacacatctgagcttgttacctagacacactgggggctgatcaagctggcagcagtaaaacctggactggatcacactgctgtgcaataggagtctgattcccagccctgtgaaTTGATCCCATTCTGCTCTAAACAAGTTATAACTTCGTTTTTTCCCCCCTGTGTGTCTAGGGTGGCGGAGGTCGAGCGGTCAAGATGAACTCGACCGATAAGAACACCTCCAAGTGTTCGTTAGTCTAACGAGAGAAAACGCCGGGAAAACGCAGACAGCCCTGGGACTCAAAGCTTCACTACAGCTGCGCCGATaaacccagccccccccccccacccccacccccccaaatcAAATCCAATCAAATCAGAGAGACACAGCTTTTGTAAGATGAAGAAGCAGAAGGAAGAGAAGAAGACGATGACGACAGCCCATAATAATTGCCAACAGTGTTACAGCCTCTTCATTGATTCAAAGTAGCGTTCGGTTTTAGAATCTGCCCCACAATCCCACTGCGTGGTCCCCGGAATCCTGAGCACGGAATGGAGGAATGGCGTTCCGTGATGTTAGGGTATGCGGGAAGCGTTCCGAGCGTTTCCCGGAGTCCTGCGAGTGTTCCGTGTAACCCGGACGAGCCCCCAGTTTCCCAATTCCCACCcccccttttaatcaattccaaacaCCTCGCCATTGATCAGAATTGCCGATTTCAGCAACAGCGttgtgttaaaatgagcttctcacaacaGAGATAATTTAAAAACCAGCTTCAAATGACATGAAAGCAGGTGAACGatcacaaatcattattattattattattattattattattattattattattattattattattattattattattattattatcattattattattattattattattattattattactgcatcgctaaaatatcaattccaatccCTTCGTAAGgaattgattttgaaaaaaaaggaaattgagaattgggaattgatttttaaaaaggcgttggaaatggaattggaaattGGAAACAGGAATCGGGGGGGGGAGTTATTAACAATGTGGGGGGTTTGTTGTAGAGTATGAGAGGGTTGAACAGAAGACTAGCCAAGGCTGTGGAGCCCATTAGCTTACCTCTTATTAACACCAGCATAAGTATATCTGTCgtccacagcagtgtcacccagtccaggttttactgctaccagcttcatcagccccagtgtgtctaggtaacaagctcaggtgtgtctgattattaaactcacagtgaaaccaggactggatcacactgctgtgcagcgggagtctgattcccatgccTGTAGATGGATAGATAGTtgttggttgaaggaggtttttaGCTGATTTTATAGGGGACAGCAACAGTGTATTGGTGGTAGCAGTGGGATATTTATACAGATAGATCAGAGATgggagactcctattgcacagcagtgtcacccagtccaggttttactaggagcttgatcagccccagtgtgtctaggtaacaagctcaataAGAGGTAGGAGACTGGATTGTAAAGCCTTGACTAGGACTAGGGGGGGTGTCCAGTATTGATGTAAAGTGACATGAAAAGGCATGTGTGTGATgtgatggaggggggggggggcagcagaaagatgttttaagatgggggtgggggggtgaagGGTTGCAGGGTTCCtatacatttgtaaaataaaacgtcTGCATTGTAGATTTCGGGGCACAGGATTCTGTTACACTGCTGGCTTGTGCGGATTCCCTCTTTGTTGGGCAGTGCAGTTAATCCCCTaggaaactgtatttttttgcacagtatttttgcagtccCCTCCCCCCGTGCATTTACCATCGCTTAATCTGCTTTGCCTTGtttatcaatatgctttaccagacctctctgtgctttacaatgcttccctatgctttaccagacctctctgtgctttacaatgcttccctatgctttaccagacctctctgtgctttacaatgcttccctatgctttaccagacctctctgtgctttacaatgcttccctatgctttaccagacctctctgtgctttacaatgcttccctatactaaGTCACGTCTTTGACCCGCATCCTTTAACGCTCAGCCTTTGGGGGTCTCTGTATCGGAGGGTCAAGttattacatttcaaatcaagaACAAACAGTCGCTGGAAAGCAGCACGTTTCACACCGACACTAAAAATGcattgtcacttttttttttgttctattttctTGCACAGTACTGACATTTCAAATAATATTGTGCTTTATTAAACTCGGAAACGTCCCAGACTGCTTACTTATTTGTAGTTgtgtttcctttatttatttatttacttctatTCAACATTTTACATACAAACTTCCCGCTTGTGTGTGCCTCGAATTGCAATGTAcagattaaaagaaaaactacaactcccatgatGCACCTGTAACCTAGGGTAGGGCGGGGGGGGACGCATGCGCAGTAGAAGAAAAAAGAACGCCCGCCTACTCCGTCCCGCCCCTCTCCCATTGGGCTACGACATCAGCAATCTGGCGTTGCCGCAGCTGATTGGTCAGGAGGGCAGGTTTTCGCCCCGCCCCTCGCCGGCGTGATGCTGTGTTTGTAGGTCGGAAGCAGAAATCTGCAAACATGCCGAAAGAGGAAGGGTAAAACGCGTctcgttgttgttgttttttgttgattttggATTATTTTGTTGAAGTTTTGCACGGAAGGCTCTTCGGGTACGGACAATGGGGCTGGCGGTGTTTTTCGGCTGTGCTTTCATTGCGTTTGGCCCGGCTTTTGCGTTGTTTACACTGACGGTAGCGGTCGATCCGTTGAGAATCATAATACTCGTTGCAGGGTGAGTTTTAATTGAGTTTATTcgtatttttaaatgttgttattattattgttattattgtgtcATGTCTTTTTACGACCATATAAAAGCGACCAGTTactgttggttttttttgtttgtttttttctcaaactCGCAAAGAAAGGCGGGTCTTTGCTTTGTGGTgttgttataaatgtattattattattattattattattatagtgtttCTGGGCGAGTTATTTCTGGTAGTTTGCAACACTGTTACCGATAGATATCGTAATTTCTAGCGTCTTTGGCTTCTGCTCGCCTTGTTCTTACTCTGCTCAAAATTAGCCAcatgcacaacacacacacacattatatatatctatatatatcttaAAATTAGCAAACTACAGTTTTCTAGTAGAGGAAACAATACTTTATCGTTATTTCTCTTAACTTCTTTATCAGTCGACAGGTGTCGCGCGTTTTCAGCAGACTGCGTGCAGCTGCTtgtttcatattaataataataataataatataataaactgCAGTTCTTGAACACGCCGAGAAAGGCTTCACAGCAGTTTGTTGTTGAATTTATTGAGGTTCTTTTAAATGTTTCTAAATGTAATCGCTTCACACGCTGTACGTTTACAataggatttttttatttatttatttttattaatccgTCATTTCCAAAAGTGTTTAATCTATAATTAATCAGATATTTAAATTAAAGTACCTGTTAATTTTACCCTACTGTTCCCTCCCctcttccccctcccccctccccctctcctccccccctcccccaggtcGTTCTTCTGGCTggtgtctgtgctgctgggctCTCTCGTGTGGTTTGTCGGGGTGCAGCTCAGTGATCGTGGAAACCCCAGTCTCCAGTCCGGGCTGCTTGTTTTTGGGGCGGCCGTGTCGGTGCTGCTGCAGGAGGCCTTCCGCTTCGCCAACTACAAGCTGCTCAAGTGTGTCAAcgactccatcattattattattactgttattattattattattattattattattattattattatgatgatggtgaattagtcatttaacagacACTTAAGTTAGAgaaaggggtctcgataccaggaggttcaaatcccggctcagccactgactccctgtgtgtgcgtgtgcgtgcgcgtgtgtgtgtgaccctgagcaagtcacttcacctccttgtgctccgtccttcggatgagacgtaaaacaaacgagctcctattggaagtgactctgcagcagcagcagcagcagttgttgatgatgcagagttcaccctcctagtgtctgtaagtcgctctggatgaAAGCGTCTGCTAGAATCACAAACTAAAAatcattttaatgtactgtatttaaatgttctctctctctctctaggaagGCTGATCAAGGGCTAGCATCTATCAGTGAGGACGGCAGGTCTCCCATCTCTCTCCAGCAGATGGCGTACGGTAAGAGACCAATCAAGTCTTCCCTTAAGTGTcctgcagtaaaagcacagcacagggaggtctggtaaagcatagggaagcattgtaaagcacagggaggtctggtaaagcatagggaagcattgtaaagcacagagaggtctggtaaagcatagggaagcattgtaaagcacagagaggtctggtaaagcatagggaagcattgtaaagcacagagaggtctggtaaagcatagggaagcattgtaaagcacagagaggtctggtaaagcatagggaagcattgtaaagcacagagaggtgtggtaaagcgtagggaagcattgtaaagcacagggaggtctggtaaagcatagggaagcattgtaaagcacagcgaggtctggtaaagcatagggaagcattgtaaagcacagagagatctggtaaagcatagggaagcattgtaaagcacagggaggtctggtaaagcatagggaagcattgtaaagcacagagagatctggtaaagcatagggaagcattgtaaagcacagggaggtctggtaaagcatagggaagcattgtaaagcacagagaggtctggtgaagcattgtaaagcacagagaggtctggtaaagcatgaggaagcattgtaaagcacagagaggtaaactaacccttataaaagtttcccacgtAAAAGCACATGCAGTTGAatctgaatcactgggatccagGGACTGACTTGAGATCATTCAGCTGCTAGGATCCGGATGCAGttttaatgaaatgcattttgaattgcaaCATGCCTGTGTTCCTGCTCAGTGTCGGGGCTGGCGTTCGGGCTGATCAGCGGTGCCTTCTCCGGGGTTAACATCCTGACGGACTCGCTGGGTCCCGGGATCGTGGGGATACACGGAGACTCCCCCCACTTCTTCATCACCTCCGGTCAGTGACGCCCGGCCTCGGACACGGGTTCAAGAGCAAAGCTCACCAGAGCTGCACCCATTCATTATTCAGGTCATGGGATGGAGGTCTCTGCGGAAATCAGGGCGAGGGTCTCTGGTGTGGATCGGGGGGCTGATTCACCGTTCAGAGTGaattaagaaacagctgcttgggtttgtgatgatttcATGCTGCTTTCCTGAGACTCTGTGGAGcacaatccacacaaacccaagcagctatTTCTTACTTCACTCTGAACGGTGAATCAGCCCCCCGATCCACTCCAGAGACCCTCGCCCTGATTTCTGTGGAGGGCTGCGTTGCGATAATCGAATAATTGGCTCATGCTGCTTTTCTGTAGTTTTTTCCACATACATACTAaccaaaaaaactgacaaattgaaaaaagtgacatttggaaatctatcatgaaatactgaactactattatggcttcctgctggtagacttttatttttttttataagtgatatcatttttaagtttctttggacttccatgatgatgatgataaataaGATCAATTAtacttgcatttatttatttctgtatgtatttatttatatgtgatatatttttaaatgacgtATCAATTCTAATATTCTATGTGATGCAAGTCTTTTATCCAGAGCTGTGCATGGGCGCGTTCCTGTTGTTGCTTTGTGGTGACTCCCCCTCTTCCTTCCCTCTCGTCTCTCTCCTGCTGTACCCCAGCTTTCCTCACGATGGCGCTGGTGCTGCTGCACACTTTCTGGGGGGTGATTTTCTTCGACGCGTGCGAGCGGGGGAAGTGGCTGGCTGGTATGGGAGTGGTGGTCTCCCACCTCGTCACCTCAGCACTGGTGAGATCCCAGTTCCCTCTTGCTGGTGCATGGAGGGGCTcgcatgtgtgttttgttttttattagatttttaatttttacaaaaattaaaaaaaaaaaaacagtaattgcaGCGTCGGTCTAAATATCGTGAAGCACTGTTGATGGAATCAGACTTGGAATCCAGTCCTgatttcactaggagtttaataatcagacacacctgagcttgttagctagacacagtggggctgatcaagctggtagcagtgaaacctggactggatcacactgctgtgcaatattattattattattattatttatttcttagcagacacccttatccagggcaaattgttacaagatatcacattatttttacatacaattccccgtttatacagttgggttttcactggagcaatctaggtaaagtaccttgctcaagggtacagcagcagtgtcccccacctgggattgaacccacgaccctccggtcaagagtccagagccctcaccactactccacactgctgctgtacagtaGGAGTCTTGTTACTGCCCTGTAGTGA
This region includes:
- the LOC117395475 gene encoding ras-related protein Rab-13, with the translated sequence MAKKYDFLYKLLLIGDSGVGKTCLIIRFAEDNFNTTYISTIGIDFKVKTVEVEGKKIKLQVWDTAGQERFKTITTAYYRGAMGIILVYDITDEKSFENIQNWMKSIKENASVGVNKMLLGNKCDIENKRKVLRETGEKLAKDHGIRFFETSAKSSINVEESFVELARDILLKSDKKSGGGGRAVKMNSTDKNTSKCSLV
- the LOC117395606 gene encoding gamma-secretase subunit APH-1A-like — protein: MGLAVFFGCAFIAFGPAFALFTLTVAVDPLRIIILVAGSFFWLVSVLLGSLVWFVGVQLSDRGNPSLQSGLLVFGAAVSVLLQEAFRFANYKLLKKADQGLASISEDGRSPISLQQMAYVSGLAFGLISGAFSGVNILTDSLGPGIVGIHGDSPHFFITSAFLTMALVLLHTFWGVIFFDACERGKWLAGMGVVVSHLVTSALTFLCPWYETSLVPIYLLTAGTAAWAFSTAGGSVGTLQRCFTCKQKIDDRVVVYSALQAPSED